In a single window of the Terriglobus roseus genome:
- the pth gene encoding aminoacyl-tRNA hydrolase has protein sequence MKLIVGLGNPGPEYTFTPHNAGFLAIDRIAEDRGAVVANRRSRALTGKVVIAGEECLLVKPETFMNLSGLSVAPLVQEYELDPKRDLIVLYDELAFALGEFRLRPNGSSNGHNGVKSITGVLGTEDWIRVRIGVGKPALPDGREIKAGGKDYLLTPLRKTELAVLDEVLDRVNKAIEVVVGQGIAVAMNQFNRRD, from the coding sequence GTGAAGCTGATTGTCGGCCTCGGTAACCCTGGCCCCGAGTACACCTTCACGCCGCATAACGCGGGCTTTCTTGCCATCGATCGCATCGCAGAAGACCGCGGTGCGGTTGTGGCAAACCGCCGCAGCCGGGCACTTACCGGCAAGGTGGTCATCGCAGGCGAAGAGTGCCTGCTGGTGAAGCCAGAGACCTTTATGAACCTGAGCGGTCTGTCTGTCGCGCCGCTGGTTCAGGAATACGAACTTGATCCAAAGCGAGATCTGATCGTGCTGTATGACGAACTGGCCTTCGCTCTTGGCGAGTTCCGGCTGAGGCCGAATGGCAGCAGCAACGGGCATAACGGTGTGAAGTCCATCACCGGTGTGCTCGGCACAGAAGATTGGATTCGCGTTCGGATTGGTGTCGGGAAACCCGCACTGCCGGACGGCCGCGAGATCAAGGCGGGGGGTAAGGATTACTTACTGACTCCGCTGCGCAAGACCGAGCTCGCGGTGCTGGATGAAGTACTCGATCGCGTGAATAAGGCGATCGAGGTAGTGGTGGGACAGGGCATTGCAGTAGCAATGAACCAGTTCAACCGCCGCGATTGA
- a CDS encoding ribose-phosphate diphosphokinase: MTAQNTMAPVAPATTPENQAVSATALQPDRATLMATDRVKQPAAAGKRSNRLADDRRFKIFCGSANQALAEEVCSFLGVPLGQTKLIQFSDGEIHFQLLENVRGADVFLVQPTSFPVDRHIMELLIMIDALKRASAGRITVVIPYYGYARQDRKDRPRVAITSKLVADLLQAAGANRALLVDLHAAQIQGFFNIPVDHLFASPVLVGYFRDLNLPNLTVVSPDAGGVERARFFAQKLGVPLAIVDKRRTDINVTEVMHVIGDVKDRTCIILDDIVDTAGTLTKTAEALLKNGATDVYACASHAVLSGPAIERIAASPLKELVVTNTIPLQPEAAALAKIKVLSVAGLLGRAIESIHMETSVSSLFS, translated from the coding sequence ATGACCGCTCAGAACACGATGGCACCCGTCGCTCCCGCAACAACACCAGAAAACCAGGCAGTCAGCGCGACCGCGCTGCAGCCGGATCGTGCCACGCTGATGGCTACGGACCGGGTCAAGCAGCCCGCTGCGGCCGGCAAGCGATCCAATCGCCTTGCGGACGACCGCCGATTCAAGATCTTTTGTGGTTCCGCAAACCAGGCACTGGCAGAAGAGGTTTGCAGCTTCCTTGGCGTGCCCCTGGGCCAGACCAAACTCATCCAGTTTTCTGATGGCGAGATCCACTTCCAGCTTCTTGAGAATGTGCGCGGCGCAGATGTCTTCCTCGTTCAGCCCACCAGCTTCCCGGTGGACCGCCACATCATGGAACTGCTGATCATGATTGACGCGCTGAAGCGCGCTTCGGCAGGCCGTATTACCGTCGTCATTCCGTACTATGGCTACGCCCGCCAGGACCGTAAAGATCGTCCGCGCGTCGCCATCACGTCAAAGCTGGTCGCCGACCTGCTGCAGGCCGCAGGCGCGAACCGAGCCCTGCTGGTGGATCTGCACGCCGCGCAAATCCAGGGCTTTTTCAACATCCCGGTCGATCACTTGTTCGCATCGCCTGTCCTCGTCGGTTACTTCCGCGATCTGAACCTGCCGAACCTGACGGTTGTCAGTCCGGATGCCGGTGGCGTGGAGCGTGCACGCTTCTTCGCGCAGAAGCTTGGCGTGCCACTCGCAATCGTCGACAAGCGCCGCACGGATATCAACGTCACCGAAGTGATGCACGTAATCGGCGATGTGAAGGACCGCACCTGCATCATCCTCGACGACATCGTCGACACGGCCGGCACGCTCACCAAGACGGCGGAGGCGCTCCTGAAGAATGGCGCAACCGACGTCTATGCCTGCGCCTCACACGCTGTGCTCTCCGGGCCCGCGATCGAGCGCATTGCAGCCAGCCCGCTGAAGGAGCTGGTCGTCACCAACACCATCCCGCTGCAGCCTGAGGCCGCAGCGCTGGCCAAGATCAAGGTGCTCTCCGTCGCCGGCCTGCTTGGCCGCGCGATCGAAAGCATCCACATGGAGACGAGCGTGAGTTCGCTCTTCTCCTAA
- a CDS encoding 4-(cytidine 5'-diphospho)-2-C-methyl-D-erythritol kinase, with protein MPTVTAVRSFAKINLGLRIGPPRADGFHHLHTLYQTIGLFDELSVEAERVSATEIHLQCSDPRVPTDGRNTVYRTVEAALLAMGVTARVRIYLRKNLPMQGGLGAGSANAAAALLGLERQLGIALPGAQRLTLAERIGSDVPLFLIGGTVYGHNRGELVMPYPDIPETHCVIVAPGVGSSTPLAFRAWDERVSALTPEAAQDRLNELSRVYASAFAQTGSASETGASGASGALDAGETFPHESGSLAGNPLPALVRTGMENDFQEVVFSQHPFLRDILHALLGYVPGGDEALPREQRALMASLSGSGSSLFGLYGSMASAEAAQARAQAMGVRSFLTTTLTRKAYWRGLFVS; from the coding sequence ATGCCCACAGTCACCGCTGTCCGCTCCTTCGCGAAGATCAACCTGGGCCTGCGCATCGGCCCACCACGCGCGGACGGATTCCACCACCTGCACACGCTGTACCAGACTATTGGTCTGTTCGATGAGCTGTCGGTTGAAGCGGAACGCGTCAGTGCTACGGAGATCCATTTGCAGTGCAGCGATCCGCGCGTCCCCACGGACGGCCGTAATACGGTCTACCGCACGGTGGAGGCGGCGCTGCTGGCCATGGGGGTGACGGCCCGGGTCAGAATCTATCTGCGCAAGAACCTGCCGATGCAGGGTGGGCTTGGAGCCGGATCGGCGAATGCCGCCGCCGCGTTGCTGGGGCTGGAGCGCCAGCTGGGCATCGCTCTGCCGGGTGCGCAGCGCCTGACGCTGGCCGAGCGTATCGGGTCGGACGTGCCTCTCTTCCTGATCGGAGGGACGGTTTACGGTCACAACCGCGGCGAACTGGTGATGCCGTACCCGGATATTCCGGAGACGCATTGTGTGATCGTCGCACCGGGCGTCGGATCGTCGACACCGCTGGCCTTTCGCGCGTGGGATGAGCGTGTGTCTGCATTGACCCCTGAGGCCGCACAGGATAGACTCAATGAGTTGAGCCGCGTCTACGCGTCAGCCTTTGCCCAAACGGGTTCGGCGAGCGAGACCGGCGCCTCCGGTGCTTCCGGGGCACTCGATGCCGGGGAAACTTTCCCGCACGAATCTGGGAGCCTGGCCGGGAATCCTCTTCCTGCGCTTGTCCGTACCGGGATGGAAAACGACTTCCAAGAGGTCGTCTTTTCGCAGCATCCCTTTTTACGCGACATTCTGCACGCCCTGCTCGGATACGTTCCAGGCGGTGACGAGGCCCTCCCGCGGGAGCAGCGCGCCCTCATGGCTTCGCTCTCCGGCTCCGGATCTTCCTTGTTTGGCCTTTATGGATCAATGGCTTCCGCTGAAGCGGCACAGGCGCGCGCGCAGGCGATGGGTGTGCGGTCGTTTCTGACGACCACCTTAACCCGCAAGGCGTACTGGCGCGGTCTCTTCGTTTCGTAG
- a CDS encoding class I SAM-dependent methyltransferase codes for MIPARRRQRRGPAPVHPFDLLHGTDTGSLIPGEDLATGHRHDRHITAYHGVAPSLFRKLMDRWLQLLLHPVERTAFLDIGAGKGRAMLLAAGYSFRRIVGVELHPALAATTRSNLEHWQATHAGPAIRLEEGDAMGLRIPSGPCLIFLFNPFDIVLMDRLLDRLKTQFRNRPGELDILYVNDEQRRLMQEEHPEFQELWRGRIHHSQEDRVADKAVIEHDADGLYVTTGYEDCGIWRLKP; via the coding sequence ATGATTCCCGCACGCCGACGTCAACGCCGCGGACCGGCGCCTGTTCATCCTTTCGATCTACTGCATGGCACCGACACGGGCTCGCTGATTCCAGGCGAAGATCTTGCCACCGGTCACCGCCATGATCGTCACATCACCGCGTATCACGGTGTCGCTCCGTCGCTCTTTCGCAAGCTGATGGACCGCTGGCTGCAACTATTGCTTCATCCCGTGGAGCGTACCGCGTTTCTCGATATCGGCGCGGGCAAGGGCCGTGCGATGCTGCTGGCGGCCGGGTATTCCTTTCGCCGTATCGTCGGTGTCGAACTTCATCCCGCGCTGGCAGCGACCACACGCAGCAATCTGGAACATTGGCAGGCAACACATGCTGGCCCGGCAATACGACTCGAAGAGGGCGATGCGATGGGGCTCCGCATACCGTCCGGTCCCTGCCTTATCTTCCTCTTCAATCCATTCGATATCGTGCTGATGGATCGCCTGCTGGATCGCCTGAAGACGCAGTTTCGAAATCGACCGGGTGAACTCGATATCCTGTATGTCAATGACGAACAACGCAGATTAATGCAGGAAGAGCATCCTGAGTTCCAGGAGTTATGGCGAGGACGCATCCATCATTCCCAAGAAGATCGCGTCGCCGACAAGGCAGTCATCGAGCATGACGCGGATGGCCTCTACGTCACCACAGGCTACGAGGATTGTGGCATCTGGCGGTTGAAGCCCTAA
- the rplI gene encoding 50S ribosomal protein L9, whose product MEVILKEDVEKLGHRGDVVKVATGYGRNYLLPQRLAIEATAANKAVIVQMKESAVRKAVKDKAAATEQADKLSAVEVTFERKVGANDVLFGSVTSQDIAAELAKQGYEIDRRKIALDEPLKAIGEFHVPVKLFRDISAHVKVTIKSDDPNYVPGAHAAAAAAADEGAVRGRGDYENERERD is encoded by the coding sequence ATGGAAGTTATTCTGAAGGAAGACGTCGAGAAGCTTGGTCATCGCGGCGACGTCGTGAAGGTTGCGACCGGCTACGGCCGCAACTACCTGCTGCCGCAGCGCCTGGCAATTGAAGCCACCGCCGCTAACAAGGCCGTCATCGTGCAGATGAAGGAATCGGCAGTTCGCAAGGCTGTGAAGGATAAGGCTGCCGCAACGGAGCAGGCTGACAAGCTGAGCGCTGTTGAGGTCACCTTTGAGCGCAAGGTTGGCGCGAACGATGTGCTGTTCGGTTCGGTTACGTCGCAGGACATCGCGGCTGAGCTGGCCAAGCAGGGCTACGAGATTGACCGTCGCAAGATCGCGCTGGATGAGCCCCTGAAGGCCATCGGTGAGTTCCACGTACCGGTCAAGCTGTTCCGCGACATCTCTGCACACGTGAAGGTCACCATCAAGAGCGATGATCCCAACTACGTTCCCGGTGCGCACGCAGCAGCCGCTGCCGCCGCCGATGAGGGCGCGGTGCGTGGTCGCGGCGACTACGAGAATGAGCGCGAGCGCGACTAA
- the rpsF gene encoding 30S ribosomal protein S6 gives MNRTYEVMYIVRPDLEEADLEKLIEGFNTVVTNGGGEVTNIEKLGRRRLAYIVRKFQDGIYILLHISADGPLVLELERRLRVTEQVIKFITVRTDEENKRLAKVKALRDSKVKVSAQQAPAPVAPPAAAPVAAEPVAAAEPAAAAESEAAPVTA, from the coding sequence ATGAACCGTACTTACGAAGTAATGTACATCGTCCGCCCGGACCTCGAAGAGGCCGATCTGGAGAAGCTGATCGAAGGCTTCAATACCGTTGTAACTAATGGTGGTGGCGAAGTTACCAACATTGAGAAGCTTGGCCGTCGCCGTCTGGCTTACATCGTCCGCAAGTTCCAGGACGGTATCTACATCCTGCTGCACATCTCCGCGGACGGCCCGCTGGTCCTCGAACTGGAGCGTCGTCTGCGCGTTACGGAACAGGTCATCAAGTTCATCACCGTCCGCACGGACGAGGAGAACAAGCGCCTGGCCAAGGTGAAGGCACTGCGCGACAGCAAGGTTAAGGTCTCTGCACAGCAGGCACCCGCTCCCGTCGCACCGCCAGCAGCTGCACCGGTTGCCGCTGAGCCTGTAGCTGCTGCCGAACCGGCCGCTGCTGCTGAGTCGGAAGCAGCCCCCGTCACCGCGTAA
- a CDS encoding SRPBCC family protein has product MAETEQVRFPRQGSDYNPLPRSKKDGRVVAHAVQTIAATPHEVYQVYSRGELLPTWQEGVISVTATGEKTFHWLIEDPATKKQMEFDSEVLEAVPGERHVSRIVNGPLESTTDTVTFVQHPAGRGTIVTMISDYKIPGGVLANVFAAVVSRSPEQLTIENLRHLKELIESKEIPTVEGQPAGPRGVMGKWKEFLMGENLPTPPGTSDRARPQDLPEQAGRLSPLLIGGVAVAAGTAAWFGVRAMLDE; this is encoded by the coding sequence ATGGCAGAGACAGAGCAGGTAAGGTTTCCGCGGCAAGGCAGTGACTACAATCCGCTGCCACGCAGTAAGAAGGATGGCCGCGTTGTAGCGCATGCGGTACAGACCATCGCCGCAACACCACACGAGGTCTACCAGGTCTACAGTCGCGGCGAGTTGCTGCCCACGTGGCAGGAGGGTGTCATTTCCGTTACTGCAACAGGGGAGAAGACCTTTCATTGGTTGATCGAAGACCCCGCCACGAAGAAGCAGATGGAGTTCGACTCGGAAGTACTGGAGGCTGTACCCGGCGAGCGGCACGTCTCCCGCATCGTGAATGGTCCGCTTGAAAGCACCACGGACACGGTCACCTTTGTCCAACATCCGGCCGGCCGCGGCACCATTGTCACCATGATCAGCGACTACAAGATCCCTGGTGGTGTTCTAGCGAACGTTTTCGCAGCCGTTGTCTCTCGGAGCCCTGAGCAGCTCACCATTGAGAACCTCCGCCACTTGAAGGAACTGATCGAGAGTAAGGAGATCCCCACTGTGGAGGGGCAGCCTGCCGGACCGCGTGGCGTGATGGGTAAGTGGAAGGAATTCCTGATGGGTGAGAACCTGCCCACACCTCCCGGCACAAGTGATCGCGCACGTCCTCAGGATCTACCGGAACAAGCTGGCAGACTATCGCCGTTGCTGATTGGCGGTGTGGCTGTCGCCGCCGGTACAGCCGCCTGGTTCGGCGTTCGCGCCATGCTGGATGAGTAA
- a CDS encoding prolyl oligopeptidase family serine peptidase, whose translation MLPYPKPHTVDQVDDYFGTQVADPFRWMEDIDAPETKAWIDAENRVTASYFEPLSFRAGLLDRMESLTNYERFSAPSRYGSRYVYAHNSGLQNQSVVYWTEGLEGEPQVLVDPNTLAADGTVALAGMSVTEDGRLAALAFADAGSDWKKIIVRDVTTGADLEDLIQWTKFGSPAWLLDGSGFYYSGYDAPPEGDALKALNHFAKIFFHKLGTPQSEDLLVFERADDPEIFLHAGITDDGRYLVLSQHKGTSPNNALAFLDLSDPRAKVQRVIDTPDAAYSPIGNDGACFWLYTTLDAPNGKIISIDLASPEREHWKTIIAESSSTLEGVSLVHRRLIASYLKDARSQVEIHAEDGTHLQTLALPGVGSAGGLGGRREDAETFYTFTNFTTPGVIYRLDLETMTSAPYREPKLLFDPAAFTTEQAFVTSKDGTKVPLFLTYKKDLVRDGNNPALLYAYGGFNVSLTPAFSPTNITWLERGGIYAQACLRGGGEYGEAWHEAGTRTKKQNVFDDFIACAQWMIAERYTSTPKLAIQGGSNGGLLVGAMLTQRPDLFCAANAAVGVMDMLRFDKFTVGWGWKQDYGAPSEDEAEFRAIYAYSPLHNLHAGTRYPATLITTADHDDRVYPAHSFKFAAAMQAAQAGEAPVLIRVETRAGHGGGMPVRKRLELAADTFAFFLHELGCA comes from the coding sequence ATTCTTCCCTACCCCAAGCCGCACACTGTCGATCAGGTTGACGATTACTTTGGAACGCAGGTCGCCGATCCCTTCCGCTGGATGGAAGATATCGATGCGCCCGAAACGAAGGCGTGGATCGATGCGGAGAATCGCGTCACTGCAAGCTACTTTGAACCGCTGAGCTTCCGCGCGGGCTTGCTGGACCGGATGGAGTCGCTGACGAACTACGAGCGATTCTCTGCACCGTCGCGCTATGGATCGCGCTACGTCTATGCGCACAACAGCGGTCTGCAGAACCAGTCCGTCGTGTATTGGACGGAGGGGCTGGAGGGTGAGCCGCAGGTGCTGGTCGATCCCAACACCCTGGCTGCCGACGGGACCGTCGCCCTGGCAGGGATGAGCGTCACCGAAGACGGCCGTCTCGCAGCGCTCGCCTTCGCCGATGCAGGCAGCGACTGGAAGAAGATCATCGTGCGCGATGTTACAACTGGCGCTGATTTGGAGGACTTAATCCAGTGGACCAAGTTCGGTTCACCGGCATGGCTGCTGGACGGATCCGGTTTCTATTACAGCGGCTACGACGCTCCGCCCGAGGGCGATGCACTGAAGGCGCTGAATCACTTTGCAAAGATCTTCTTTCATAAGCTGGGCACGCCGCAGAGCGAAGATCTTCTTGTTTTCGAGCGTGCCGACGATCCTGAAATCTTCCTGCACGCTGGCATTACGGATGACGGCCGCTACCTTGTTCTGTCGCAACATAAGGGCACCAGCCCGAACAATGCCCTGGCATTTCTGGACCTCTCCGATCCACGGGCGAAGGTGCAGCGCGTGATCGATACACCGGATGCGGCTTACTCGCCCATTGGCAATGATGGCGCGTGCTTCTGGCTGTACACAACGCTCGATGCACCGAATGGCAAGATTATCTCGATCGACCTTGCATCCCCGGAACGCGAACACTGGAAGACGATCATCGCCGAGTCCTCTTCGACGCTGGAAGGCGTTTCGCTGGTGCATCGCAGGCTGATTGCAAGTTATCTGAAGGACGCGCGATCCCAGGTGGAGATCCATGCAGAAGACGGTACACATCTGCAGACACTGGCGCTGCCTGGTGTCGGATCGGCTGGCGGTCTCGGTGGGCGTCGCGAGGATGCCGAGACCTTCTACACCTTCACCAACTTCACGACGCCGGGCGTGATCTATCGGCTTGACCTTGAGACGATGACCTCGGCGCCATATCGGGAGCCGAAGTTACTCTTCGATCCTGCAGCTTTCACCACGGAACAGGCATTTGTAACTTCGAAGGACGGAACGAAAGTCCCGCTATTTCTTACTTACAAGAAGGATCTGGTCCGCGATGGCAATAACCCGGCGCTGCTGTATGCCTATGGCGGCTTCAATGTATCTCTGACACCTGCGTTCTCACCGACAAACATTACCTGGCTGGAACGCGGCGGCATCTATGCACAAGCCTGCCTCCGTGGGGGTGGCGAGTATGGCGAGGCATGGCACGAGGCTGGCACGCGTACCAAGAAGCAGAATGTCTTCGACGACTTCATCGCGTGTGCACAGTGGATGATTGCGGAGCGCTACACCTCCACGCCGAAGCTCGCCATCCAGGGTGGATCGAATGGCGGCCTGCTCGTGGGTGCAATGTTGACGCAGCGTCCGGATCTGTTTTGCGCAGCGAATGCTGCGGTAGGCGTGATGGACATGCTGCGCTTCGACAAGTTCACAGTCGGCTGGGGATGGAAGCAGGACTACGGAGCCCCCAGCGAGGACGAAGCGGAGTTCCGCGCGATTTACGCTTATTCGCCCCTGCACAACCTGCATGCGGGCACGCGCTATCCTGCCACGCTGATCACAACGGCAGACCATGACGACCGTGTGTATCCCGCGCACAGCTTTAAGTTCGCCGCGGCGATGCAGGCAGCGCAGGCGGGCGAGGCTCCCGTGCTGATCCGCGTGGAGACCCGAGCGGGGCACGGAGGCGGCATGCCCGTGCGCAAGCGTCTGGAGCTTGCGGCTGATACCTTCGCGTTCTTCCTGCATGAACTCGGCTGCGCCTGA
- a CDS encoding zinc-dependent alcohol dehydrogenase: protein MKAVCWMGTGKVEVHTVDDPKILNPGDAILRITRTAICGSDLHLYDGYIPTMESGDILGHEFMGIVEEVGSEVKKLKVGDRVVVPFTIACGNCFPCKTDLWSLCDNSNPNAHVAEAMYGYSGSALFGYSHIYGGYAGGQAQYVRVPFADVGPIKIESDIADEKVLFLSDIYPTGYQGAENAQIKPGDNIAVWGAGPVGLFAAASAYMLGAGKVFVIDRLPERLALARDYCGATVIDYSDGKSIVEALRDLTGGIGPDSCIDAVGMEAHGTDVSAMYDKVEQGLMLETDRPTALRQIFQSVRKGGTVSIPGVYGGVLNKLNFGAAFGKGLTLKMGQTNMHKYLKPLLERVEQGQIDPSFLISHRIGIQDVPDMYKIWRDKKDQVTKIVIDPFRETGIEKLRAA from the coding sequence ATGAAGGCAGTTTGCTGGATGGGAACGGGCAAAGTAGAAGTGCACACGGTGGATGACCCAAAGATTCTGAACCCGGGCGACGCAATTCTGCGGATCACGCGCACTGCAATCTGCGGTAGTGATCTGCACCTGTATGACGGCTACATTCCGACGATGGAGTCGGGTGACATCCTTGGTCACGAGTTCATGGGCATCGTGGAAGAAGTTGGCAGTGAGGTGAAGAAGCTGAAAGTTGGCGACCGTGTCGTGGTGCCGTTCACCATCGCCTGCGGTAATTGTTTCCCGTGCAAGACAGATTTGTGGTCCCTCTGCGATAACAGCAATCCGAACGCGCATGTTGCCGAGGCTATGTATGGCTACAGCGGATCCGCGTTATTTGGTTACTCCCATATCTATGGCGGCTACGCCGGTGGACAAGCGCAGTATGTTCGTGTCCCGTTCGCAGACGTGGGGCCGATCAAAATCGAAAGCGACATTGCGGATGAGAAGGTACTCTTTCTGTCGGATATCTATCCGACCGGCTACCAGGGTGCAGAGAATGCACAGATCAAGCCCGGCGATAACATTGCGGTGTGGGGAGCTGGACCCGTTGGGCTATTCGCCGCTGCCAGTGCGTACATGCTCGGAGCGGGAAAGGTGTTTGTGATCGACCGCTTACCGGAGCGGCTCGCTCTCGCACGCGACTACTGCGGCGCTACCGTCATCGACTACAGCGATGGCAAGAGCATCGTGGAAGCGTTGCGCGATCTGACCGGTGGCATCGGTCCGGATAGCTGCATCGATGCTGTCGGCATGGAGGCACATGGCACCGACGTGTCGGCAATGTATGACAAGGTCGAGCAGGGGCTGATGCTCGAGACCGATCGCCCGACAGCGCTGCGTCAGATCTTCCAGAGTGTGCGCAAGGGTGGCACGGTCTCTATTCCGGGCGTCTACGGCGGCGTGTTGAACAAGCTGAATTTTGGGGCAGCATTTGGTAAGGGTCTGACGTTGAAGATGGGCCAGACCAACATGCACAAATATCTGAAGCCGTTGCTGGAACGAGTGGAACAGGGGCAGATCGATCCGAGCTTCCTGATCTCGCACCGTATCGGGATCCAGGACGTGCCGGACATGTATAAAATTTGGCGCGACAAGAAGGACCAGGTGACGAAGATTGTCATCGATCCCTTCCGCGAGACAGGTATCGAGAAACTGCGCGCTGCATAA
- a CDS encoding 50S ribosomal protein L25, translating to MANTTEAVKATLRSGKFNKNAARRVRVSGLIPAVIYGAGVESQAIAVDPKSILKILHSESGHNTIFDLNIENGAGAKAMIVDWQYEPIKGKLLHIDLKRIAMDKTMKVSVPVMLSGIPVGVKMGGGILDHILREIEVECFPGDIPSHIDLDVSNLELHGAIHVSDLPHTGSVKFLADETALVAHVTIIKEEAADVAAAPAAAEPEVTKGKGKPEAAAAAPAAKK from the coding sequence ATGGCAAACACCACAGAAGCAGTCAAGGCAACACTCCGCAGCGGTAAGTTCAACAAGAACGCAGCGCGTCGCGTTCGCGTCTCCGGTCTTATCCCCGCAGTCATCTACGGTGCAGGCGTTGAGTCGCAGGCAATCGCTGTCGATCCGAAGTCGATCCTGAAGATCCTTCACTCGGAGTCGGGCCACAACACGATTTTCGATCTGAACATTGAAAACGGTGCAGGCGCGAAGGCGATGATCGTTGACTGGCAGTACGAGCCCATCAAGGGCAAGCTGCTGCACATCGATCTGAAGCGCATCGCCATGGACAAGACCATGAAGGTCTCCGTGCCGGTCATGCTGTCGGGCATTCCCGTTGGCGTGAAGATGGGCGGCGGCATCCTGGATCACATCCTGCGTGAGATCGAAGTAGAGTGCTTCCCGGGCGATATCCCGTCGCACATTGACCTCGATGTCTCGAACCTGGAGCTGCATGGCGCGATCCACGTCTCCGACCTGCCGCATACCGGTTCGGTCAAGTTCCTCGCGGACGAGACGGCACTGGTTGCGCACGTCACGATCATCAAGGAAGAAGCTGCTGATGTTGCTGCTGCTCCTGCTGCAGCTGAGCCCGAAGTAACCAAGGGCAAGGGTAAGCCGGAAGCTGCTGCTGCAGCACCTGCGGCAAAGAAGTAA
- the rpsR gene encoding 30S ribosomal protein S18 — MADETSTPSAPSTTPSAPATGGGYQGNNSGPRPPRPSGGPGGRKFFRRKKVCKFCVEKIDAISYRDVRLLQGFVAERGKITPRRLTGVCTTHQRQLSQAIKQSRNIALLPFAAKY; from the coding sequence ATGGCTGACGAAACCAGCACCCCAAGCGCACCCAGCACCACTCCTTCCGCACCGGCGACCGGTGGCGGATACCAAGGCAACAACTCCGGCCCGCGTCCTCCGCGTCCGTCGGGCGGTCCCGGTGGCCGTAAGTTCTTCCGCCGCAAGAAGGTCTGCAAGTTCTGCGTGGAGAAGATTGACGCCATCAGCTACCGCGACGTTCGCCTGCTCCAGGGCTTCGTTGCCGAGCGCGGCAAGATCACGCCGCGTCGCCTGACCGGTGTCTGCACCACGCACCAGCGCCAGCTGTCGCAGGCCATTAAGCAGTCGCGCAACATCGCCCTTCTTCCCTTCGCCGCGAAGTACTAA